A single genomic interval of Alistipes provencensis harbors:
- the nagB gene encoding glucosamine-6-phosphate deaminase, giving the protein MRLIIENTPQQVAQWAANYIIQQIKAKEQVTKSPFVLGLPTGSTPLETYKELIRRHKTGEVSFKNVITFNMDEYVGLPEEHPESYHSFMWNNFFKHVDIKPENVNILDGNAEDLAKECADYEARIVEAGGIDLFMGGVGEDGHIAFNEPFSSLNSRTRIKTLTQDTIQVNARFFGGDVSLVPKTALTVGVGTVLSAKKVLILATGHKKARAVRHGVEGSYNHQWTISALQVHPNGILVCDDPASEELRVATYRYFKDIERDNLISK; this is encoded by the coding sequence ATGCGTTTAATCATCGAAAATACACCGCAGCAGGTCGCCCAGTGGGCCGCCAACTACATCATCCAGCAGATCAAGGCCAAGGAGCAGGTGACCAAGTCGCCGTTCGTGCTGGGTCTCCCGACGGGTTCGACCCCGCTGGAAACCTACAAGGAGCTGATCCGCCGCCACAAGACCGGCGAGGTGTCGTTCAAAAACGTCATCACGTTCAATATGGATGAGTATGTAGGGCTTCCCGAGGAGCACCCCGAGAGCTACCACTCGTTCATGTGGAACAACTTCTTCAAGCACGTCGACATCAAGCCCGAGAACGTCAACATCCTCGACGGCAATGCCGAGGATCTGGCGAAGGAGTGCGCCGACTACGAGGCCCGCATCGTCGAGGCCGGCGGCATCGACCTCTTCATGGGCGGCGTCGGCGAGGACGGTCACATCGCCTTCAACGAGCCTTTCTCGTCGCTCAACTCGCGCACGCGCATCAAGACCCTGACGCAGGACACGATTCAGGTCAACGCCCGCTTCTTCGGCGGCGACGTGAGCCTCGTTCCGAAGACCGCACTGACGGTCGGCGTGGGCACGGTGCTCTCGGCCAAGAAGGTGCTGATCCTCGCCACGGGGCACAAGAAAGCCCGCGCGGTGCGCCACGGCGTCGAGGGTTCCTACAACCACCAATGGACCATCTCGGCCCTGCAGGTGCATCCCAACGGCATTTTGGTCTGCGACGACCCGGCATCCGAGGAGCTGCGCGTAGCCACCTACCGTTATTTCAAGGACATCGAGCGGGACAACCTGATCTCGAAATAG